CACGCCGCTGCGGCGACCAATCAACGCATGCGAACTCTCGTCATAGTTGAAATAATCGTCGCCGAGTGTCGCGATCGGGATAAATCCGTCGGCGCCGGTCTCGGCAAGTTTGACGAAAAGCCCTGCGCCCGTAACCCCGGAGATCCGCCCCTCAAACGTGGCGCCCACCTGTTCGCTCAGAAATTGCGCGATCAAACGGTCGACGGTTTCGCGCTCCGCCGCCATGGCGCGCCGCTCGGTCGCGGAAATTTGCGCGGCGATCTCTGCCAATTGCTCGCCCGTCATGTCCGGCAGACCGTCATTGCCAAGACGTAGCGCGCGGATCAGGCCGCGATGAACGATCAGATCGGCATAGCGGCGGATCGGCGATGTGAAATGCGCGTAGCGGCGCAGATGCAGGCCGAAATGACCGTAGTTTTCGGCGACATATTCCGCCTGCGCTTGCGTTCGCAGCACGACATCGTTGACGATGTTCTCGTGCTCGGTGCCTTTGACCTGCGCGAGGATGCCGTTGAACTGGCGCGGCGTCAGCACTTGGCCCTTCGCGATCTTGATGTCGATCGAGGCGAGGAATTCAGCGAGCCCATTAAGCTTCTCGAATGTCGGCTCGCCATGCGCGCGATAGATCAGGGCCTGATGCACTTTTTCCAACGTCTCTGCCGCGGCGACATTGGCGAGGATCATGAATTCCTCGATCAGCCGATGCGCTTCAAGCCGCGGCGGCACGATCACGCGATCGACGGTCCCATCGGGCTTGAGCAGAAGCTTGCGTTCCGGCAGATCGAGATCGAGCGGGTTGCGCTTTTCGCGCGCGAGTTTCAATGATTCATAAGCGGCAAAGAGCGGCTTCAGCACCGGCTTTAACAGCGCCTGCGTTTCTTCGCCGGGCGTTCCGTCCCAGGCGGCTTGCACTTGCTGATAGGCAAGCTTCGCCGCCGATCGCATCAGCACGCGATGCACGTTGTGCGAGAGCGCGCGCCCGTCTTTGGCGATGATGATGCGGAAGGCGAGCGCGGCGCGATCTTCATTGGGCCGCAGTGAACAAAGGTCGTTGGAGATGCGCTCGGGCAGCATCGGCACGACGCGATCCGGGAAATAGACCGAATTGCCACGCTGGAGTGCATCGCGGTCAAGCGCAGAGCCTGGCCGCACATAGGCCGCGACATCGGCGATAGCGACATGGATGATATGGCCGCCGTCGTTATCGGGGTTGCGATCAGGTTGCGCGAACACCGCGTCGTCGTGATCCTTGGCGTCGGCCGGGTCGATGGTGATCAGGGGAATGTCGCGCCAATCCTCGCGCCCGGCGAGCGTCGCCGGCTTTGCGTGGGAGGCTTCCGCCAAAGCGTCCGAACTGAAAGCATTGGGAATGCTGTGCGAATGGATGGCGATGAGGCTCATCGCCTTTTCGCTCGCGAGGCTGCCGAGCTTTTCGCGTACGCGCACGGGTGCAAGACCAAGACGTCCGGTGCGCAAAACATCGACGGCGACGAGATCGCCTTCCTGCGCGCCATTGTGGCCACCTTCGGCGACCGTGAATTCACCGACGCGCGCGTTGCGTTTGTCGATCGGCACGACACGCGCGCCGCCCGATGGATCGGCGCGATAGATGCCGAGCACTTGTGTCTTGGCACGGTCGAAAAGTTTGATGACGCGGCCGTTATAGGCGGGATCGTTCGGGCCCGCTTCGTGCGCCGGTTCGACGCGAATCAGCCCGCGGTCGCCGACGCCGGGCACCGGCTGGCCGGGGCGTCGCTTGCCAACCTGGATGAGAATTTTCGGGATCGGCCCTTGTTCATTGTCCCATTCGACGGGCTGGGCAATCAATTCGCCGTCTGGGTCGCGGCTGGCGATATCGGCGAGGACGACAGCCGGCAATTGACCGGCCTTATGTAATTGTTTGCGGTTGCGCCCAACGGCGCCTTCCGCTTCGAGTTCTCTGAGTATTTTCTTTAATCCTATGCGATCCGCCCCGGTGATCGAGAAGGCGCGGGCGACTTCCCGCTTGCCAATTTTGGTGGGGCTGTTTGGTTGTTCGCGGCCGATGAAGGCGAGAATCTCTGCCTTCGAAGGCAAAGCGCCTTTCGGTCGTTCGGCTTTCGCGCCGGGCGGGCCGGCTTTTGCCGAGCCGGCTTTCTTGATCACGCTCTCTTCGCCTTCCGTGCGGGCGCCTTGGTCGCGGCCTTCTTCGCCGCAGCTTTTTTGGGCGCGGCCTTCGCTGTAGTTTTGGCGGGCTTGGCTTTCGCGGCAGTCTTCTTTTTCGTCGGGACGCCGCCCTTGGCGTCGATCAATTGGATCGCGTCTTCGAGTGTGATCGAATCCGCTGCCACGCCGTTCTTCAACGTCGCATTGATCTTGCCGAGGCTGACATAAGGACCAAAGCGTCCCTCGCGCAGAACGACATCACCACCGGACGGATGCTGGCCAAGCACGCGGCCCTGCGTCCCGCCACCGCCGCCGCCGCCGCCCTGCGCCTTGGCGGCGAGCAGGGCGATCGCGTCGTCGAGGGTTACGGTCGTCGGATCGGACTCGCGTGGCAGCGTCGCATTGATCTTGCCCCAATTGACATAGGGCCCGAACCGGCCGGCCTTGATGACCACGGCGCCGCCTTGCGGATGATCGCCCAATTCGCGGCTCGCGCTCGATGCCTGCGCGCCGAAGCGCCGTCCCGAGAGACCGCTCTCCTTGGCGACGATAAGATCGATGGCACGATTGCCGCCGATCGAAAGAATGTCCTCGTCCTTGCCGATATTAGCGTAGGTCTTGCCGTGCTGCACATAAGGCCCGTAGCGGCCGATGCCGGCAACGATCGGCGCTTTGGTTTCGGGATGGACTGCAACCTCGCGCGGCAGGCTCAACAGCGCCAGCGCCTGCTCGAGCGTCAAATCGGACGGATTTAGCGTCTTCGGTAGGGACGAGCGTTTCGGCTTCTCGCCTTCGCCTTGCTGCACATAGGTGCCGAAACGGCCGTCGCGCAACGTGATCTCGTCGCCGGTTTCCGGATCTTGACCGAGAACTTTCACACCAGGCCGGTCGCTGTCGCCAAGGCTCTCGGCCTTGGTATCGGCGAGTGTACGGGTGAACTTGCACTCGGGATAATTGGAGCAGCCGATGAAAGCGCCGAACTTGCCGAGCTTCAGCGACAATTGGCCATTGCCGCAGGACGGGCAGGCGCGGGGATTGGAGCCGTCTTCCTTCGTCGGGAAGATGTGCGGGCCGAGCAACTCGTTCAGCGAATCGAGAACTTGCGTTGTGCGCAGATCCTTGGTCGCATCAATCGCGCTCGAAAAATCCGCCCAGAAGTCGCGCAACACCTGCTTCCAATCGAGCTCATGATTGGAGACGTGATCGAGCTTTTCCTCGAGGCCGGCGGTGAAGTCATAGCCGACGTAGCGGGTGAAGAAGCTTTCGAGAAAGGCGGTGACGACGCGGCCTTTGTCTTCAGGATAAAGCCGTTTTTTCTCGAGTTTGACGTAATCGCGTTCGCGTAAGACCGCGAGCGTCGAAGCATAGGTCGAGGGCCGGCCGATGCTGAGTTCTTCCATCCGCTTGACGAGGCTCGCCTCGGTGAAGCGCGGCGGCGGCTCGGTGCGATGCTGGGAGGATTCGATCCTGTCTTTGGTCAGCGGCTCGCCCGCTGCCATCGGCGGCAGGCGGCTGGACTCATCGTCCTCTTCGTCGTCGCGGCCTTCCTGATAAAGCTTCAGAAAACCGTCGAAACGGATCACCTGGCCGGTGGCGCGCAGATCGAGCTTGCGCTTGTCGGCGACCGCTGAAATGTCGACGCTCGTGCGTTCGAGGTCGGCCGATTCCATCTGGCTCGCGACAGCACGCGTCCAGATCAATTCGTAAAGCCGCGCTTCGTCGTGGTTGAGGGAGCGGCCGATGCGCGGCGGCAGCAGCGACATATCCGTCGGGCGGATCGCCTCGTGCGCTTCCTGCGCGTTCTTGGCTTTCACCGTATATTTGCGCGGCACTTTCGGCACGTAGCGCTCGCCGTACTCCTTGCCGATCACCTTGCGCGCGGCGGCGATGGCCTCCGGCGCCACGTCGACGCCGTCTGTACGCATATAAGTAATGAGGCCGACTGTATCGCCGTCGATATCGATGCCTTCGTAGAGCTTCTGCGCGATCTGCATCGTGCGAGCCGGGGCAAACCCCAATTTGCGCGAGGCTTCCTGCTGCAGCGTCGAGGTCGTGAACGGCGGGGCGGGATGGCGCTTGGCAGGACGCGACTCGACGCTGACGACCGAGAACTGCCCGTTCTCTAGTGCGGTCTTGAGGCTGGCGGCTTCGTCCGCCGTCGCGATGTCGAGACGGCCGATCTTCTGGCCGTCGGCGCCGACAAGCCGGGCGACGAACGGCGCGCCGGCCTTGGTCTTCAGATGCGCCAGCAGCGTCCAATATTCCTGCGTGACGAATTGCTCGATTTCGAGCTCGCGGTCGCAGACCAGACGCAAAGCGACGGATTGCACACGGCCCGCCGAGCGCGCGCCCGGCAATTTGCGCCACAGCACCGGCGAGAGATTGAAGCCGACGAGATAATCGAGCGCACGGCGGGCGAGGTATGAATCGACCAGCGCCGCATCGATCTGGCGCGGATGCTTCATCGCGTCGAGCACGGCCGTCTTGGTGATCGCATTGAAGACGACACGCTCGACCGGAATGTCCCTCAAGACCTTCTTGTTCTTGAGGACTTCGAGAACGTGCCAGGAGATAGCTTCGCCTTCGCGGTCCGGATCGGTCGCCAGGATCAGCTTCTTGGCCGTCTTCGCGGCGGCGGCAATGTCGTTGAGCCGCTTGGCGGCCTTGGCGTCGACCTGCCAGAGCATGGTGAAATCCTGCTCCGGATCAACTGACCCATCCTTGGGCGGCAGATCGCGCACATGGCCGAACGAGGCGATGACCTCATAGTCACGCCCAAGGTACTTGTTGATCGTCTTGGCCTTGGAGGGCGATTCGACGATGACGAGATTCATGCGTTCTTAGCTCCGTGCTAAGCGGCTGAAGACGCTACATTTTTTGGAAATCGGCCAAGCCGTGAAGAGCTCCCGGCGCGTCTCTGGGCCGCCGCTCATTGTGGCGGAACATGGGGTAGGGGAGGCGTGGTGTCAAATCCCGGCCCAAATCCCGGCCTCAGACGTCCGGCTCCAAATCGCGGTAACCAGTGCATCGAAAAGGCCGGGAAATCCCTCGAGCGCGGCTTGCCGACGCCGCAGGTTCACCCGTATAGAACCACTTTAATGTCCGCTCCCCAGCCCCGCCAAAAATTTCGGCACCGCCATTTGCTCGGGATCGAAGGGCTTTCGGCCGAAGACATTATGATTCTTCTCGACCGTGCCGAAGAGGCAGTCGAAGTCTCGCGGCAGATCGAGAAAAAGCGCACGACGCTGCGCGGCCGGACGCTCATCAATCTTTTCTTTGAATCCTCGACGCGCACGCAATCGTCTTTCGAACTCGCCGGCAAAAGGCTCGGCGCCGATGTCATGAACATGTCGGTCCAGACCTCAAGCCTGAAGAAGGGCGAGACGCTGATCGACACGGCCGTGACGCTCAATGCAATGCGCCCGGATCTTATCGTCGTGCGCCATGCCCAGGCGGGCGCGGTGCATCTTCTCGCCCGCAAGGTCGATTGCGCGGTGATCAATGCTGGCGACGGCGCGCATGAACATCCAACGCAGGCTCTTCTTGATGCGCTGACGATCCGTCGCAACAAAGGTCCGATCGAAGGTCTCACGGTCGCCATCTGCGGCGACATCATGCATTCGCGTGTCGCGCGCTCGAATATCATCTTGCTCTCGGCGCTGGGCGCGCGGGTGCGTGTCGTCGGCCCCTCGACGCTGATGCCGGTCGGCATTGAGCGCATGGGCGTCGAGACCTTTCACGACATGAAGGCCGGGCTCGCCGGCGCTGATATTGTCATGATGCTGCGATTGCAGCGCGAACGAATGAGCGGCGGGTTCATGCCGTCATCGCGCGAATATTTCCGTTTCTTCGGCCTCGACCAGGAGAAGCTGCGCTTCGCCAAGCCGGATTCGCTGGTCATGCATCCGGGGCCGATGAACCGCGGCGTCGAGATCGATTCGAATATCGCCGACGGCCCGCAGAGCCTGATCCGCGAACAAGTCGAAATGGGCGTCGCGGTCCGCATGGCCGTTCTCGCGGCGCTCGCCGAGCATTTGCCCAATGAGTGAGGCGCGATGAAACACGCCCCGACCGGCGCCATCGCCCACCAGCCGCTGGCGCTCGTCAATGCACGGCTGATCGATCCCGCGCGCGAAACCGAGGAGCGCGGCGGCGTCCTCATCATCGACGGCATCATTCGCGATCTCGGGCCGCAGGTCGTGGCTGCGTCACTGCCGCCGCATGCGCATATCATCGATTGCGCCGGCGATGTCGTCGCGCCGGGCCTCATCGACATGTGCGCCTTTGTCGGCGAGCCGGGAGCGGAGCATCGCGAGACGATCGCGACGGCGACAGCGGCGGCGGCGGCGGGCGGCGTCACGACCATTCTGGCGCGGCCCGACACCAATCCGCCGATCGACGAACCGGCCGTGGTCGATTTTCTACAGCGGCGCGCCCGCGATACCGGCATCGTCCGGGTTCTGCCGATCGCCGCTTTGACACAGGGCCTGCACGGCGAAGAGATCGCGGAGATCGGTCTTTTGAAGGAAGCGGGTGCGGTCGCCTTCAGCGATGGGCCGCAATCCCTGCGCAACGCGCGCGTCATGCGACGCGTGATGGCCTATGCCAAGGATTTCGATGCGCTGATCCTGCATTTCACGCAGGATCCCGACCTCGCCACCGGCGGCGTGATGAACGAAGGCGAATTCGCCACACGCCTTGGCCTGCCGGGCGTGCCGCGCGAGGCCGAAACGATCATGCTCGATCGCGACATTCGCCTCGTTGCGCTGACCGGCGCGCGCTATCACGCCGCTCTCATCTCGACGACGCTCTCGCTCGATGCCATTCGCGCGGCAAAGGCCGCGGGCCTGCCAATCACCTGCGGCACCTCAATCAATCATCTCGCGTTGAACGAAAACGATATCGGCGATTACCGCACCTTCCTGAAGCTTTCGCCGCCGCTGCGGCGCGAGGATGAGCGTCTGGCGCTCGTTGAGGCGCTGGCCGAAGGGCTGATCGATGTCGTCGTCTCGGATCACAATCCGCAGGACGTCGAGACGAAGCGGCTGCCGTTTGCGGAAGCCGAGCCGGGCGCCATCGGCCTGGAGACGATGCTGTCGGCCGGCTTGCGGCTCGTCCATGCGGGGGAAATCGAACTGCCGCGATTGCTCGCGGCGATGTCGTCGCGGCCGGCGGAAATCCTCGGTCTGCCGCAGGGACGGCTTGAGATTGGGGCGCCGGCCGATCTCATCCGTTTCGATCCTGATGAGCCCTATGTGCTCGATCCGGTGACGCTGCATTCGCGCTGCAAGAACACGCCTTTCGACGAGGCCCGGATGCAGGGGCGGGTGAAGCTGACAATCGTCGCGGGCGAACTCGTCTGGCGCGAAGGCTGAGACCGGGCCCTAATAGGCCGCGGTGAAACGCGCCCGGCTGTGCCGGTGTTGCTCCAGTTCGTCGACCATTGCGATGGCATAATCCGCGAAGCTGATTTTGCTTTCGCCGGCGGCGTCGGTGACGAGTTGATTGCGACCCAACCGGAAATGGCCGAGGCGCGGACCCTTGAAGAGGAGTGCCGCAGGCGAGAAGAACGTCCAATCGATCTCTTTCTCTTTGCGAAGTGCATCGAGGAAGACGATTCCGGGTCGGGCGATGGGTTTCCATTCTTCGGGGAAGTCGGGCGTATCGATCAATAGTTTGCCGGGCGCGACTTCAAGGCTCGCGGCGCCACCAGTCACCAGCAGTCTTTTGACTCCGGCTTGTTTGAGCGCCGAAAGCAAGGTCGCCGCGGGGATATCGAAATGCAGCGCGCTGATGACGGCGTCCGTCCCGCGAATCAATGCGGCCAGCGCGGCAGGATCGGAGGCGTCGCTCGCTTTCGCGATCACGCCCGGCGCCTTCGGGATGGCTTCCGGCTTGCGGGCGATGGCGAGCACGTGGTGGCCTCGTGCGGCAAGCTCCTTGATGATTTCCGAACCTGCCTGGCCGCTGGCGCCGAGGACGCTGACATTCATTTGCACCTCCATGGTTTCCATTGGCAACCATGTGTATTATTGAAACCAGTCATGCAAGACGGCACTTTTTCGACACCTGATTACCGCCAGGAAACCTCGCAAGAAACTCCGATTGATCGCGGAAACGCGTTCGCCGCCAATTGCCCGACGCGGCAATTGCTGGATCGTGTCGCCGACAAATGGAGCGTGCTCGTGCTCCTGATTTTGGGCGATGGTGACATGCGATTCGGCGGTCTGAAGCGGCGCGTCGAAGGCGTTTCGCAGAAAATGCTCAGTCAGACCCTGCGTTCGCTCGAGCGGGACGGTCTCGTCACACGCGAGGTCACGCCGACGATGCCCGTTATGGTCACCTACGGCATCACGCCGCTCGGCCGGGAGCTGCTGTCGGCGTTGCGATCGATGATCGACTGGGCCGAAACCAGCATGGTCAAAGTTGTGGCGGCCCAGCGCAGCTACGACGCGCGCCCCTAGGCCCAGGCTTGGCCGGATTTATGCAAGGCCGCCTGTGCCGCAGCGCAACGTAATTTTTTTGACGAAAAGCGCAAAATCCCCTTCCAGTTTCTTCACGCGACTGCTATTTTCTTTATAGGAAAATTGCTTTAGGTTCAGGAAACACGCGAGGCAGTGGGATGTGCGGCATCGTTGGACTCTTCTTTAAAGATCCAGCTCTGGAGCCGGATCTCGGCAAGCATCTCTCGGTCATGCTGGAGACGATGACGGCGCGCGGCCCCGACAGCGCCGGTTTCGCCGTCTATGGCGAGGGCGAGAAAAGCCGCACCAAGATCACTCTGCGCGCGCCGGCGGACTTTGAAAGCTACGGAGCCCTGGAAAAGGCGCTTGAGCCAGGTGCCAGCGTCACGCGCCGCGGCACCCACATTGTTGTCTCCGTGCCGACAACCGATGTCGAAGGCGTTCTGCAGAAGATCAAGCACGAGGCTCCGACGCTCACGGTCAGCTCCGTCGGCACGCATATGGAGCTTTATAAAGAGGTCGGCCTGCCGGCCGACGTCGCCAAGAAATTCCACCTTGCTGAAATGAGCGGCACGCATGGCATCGGCCATACGCGCATGGCGACCGAATCGGCGGTGACGACCGCGGGCGCGCATCCGTTCTCGACCGGCAAGGATCAATGCCTCGTCCACAACGGCTCGCTGTCGAACCATAATCAGATGCGCCGCAAGCTGATCCGCGAAGGCATTCCCTTCGCGACTGAGAACGACACGGAAGTGGCCGCCGGCTATGTGTCCTGGCGCCTTGCGCAGGGTGATAGTCTTGGCGAAGCGCTCGAATCCTCGCTGAAAGACCTCGACGGTTTCTATACTTTCGTCGTCGGCACCGACACGGGCTTCGGCGTTCTGCGCGATCCGATCGGCTGCAAACACGCCGTTATGGCCGAGACCGATCAATACGTCGCCTTCGGCACCGAGTTTCGCGCCCTGAGTTCACTGCCCGGCATTGAGAACGCGAAGATTTTCGAGCCAAATCCCGCCACCGTCTATTTCTGGAACCGCGCGGCATGAACATTCAATCGCAAACCGTGAAGAAAGCTGCGGGCAAAACCGATCTCGGCCATGCCCGCACGTTTGATCTCGCGACGAATTCTGTGCGCGAGTTGAACCGTGCACTGCACGCGATCCACCCAGGCAGCAATGCGAATTTATTTCGCGTGCTCAATCCGCGTGGCGTTCATGCAATCGCGGCGGGTGTGGATGCGGACGTGACGATCGAGATCGATGGTGACGTCGGCTATTATTGCGGCGGCATGAACCAGCTGGCGACGATCCTCATCGAAGGCAGCGCCGGCATCGGCCTCGGCGAAAATATGATGTCGGGCCTGATCCACGTTCGCGGCAATGCCAGCGATTCCGTCGGCGCGACGGCGCATGGCGGTTCGATCATTATCGATGGCGATGCATCGGGGCGCTGCGGCATTTCGATGAAGGGCGTCGATATTATCGTGAAAGGCTCCATCGGCCCGATGTCAGCCTTCATGGCGCAAGCGGGCACGCTCGCCGTCTTCGGCGATGTTGGCGAAGCCTTCGGCGACTCGCTCTATGAGGCGAAGCTTTATGCGCGCGGGAACGTTGCGAGCCTCGGCGCTGATTGCATCGAGAAGGAGATGGACGATCAGCATCGCGCTGAGCTCTACGAAAAATTCAAAGAGCTCGGCCTCGCGGGCGAAGTCGATGTCGGCGAATTCAAACGCTACGGCTCGGGGCGGACGCTTTATCATTTCCATGTCGACAATGCGGGAGCTTATTGATGAACGAGCAGGTTAAAGCTCCACGTACGATGCCGCGTTTTTCATCGACATTTGACGCCTACACACTTTCCGAGATTCGGCGCTCCGCCGCGACTGGTATCTATGACATTCGTGGCGCGGGTGCGAAGCGGCATCTGCCGCATTTCGACGATCTGCTCTTTCTCGGCGCGTCGATGTCGCGCTATCCGCTCGAAGGCTATCGCGAGAAATGCGGCACGGCGGTCACGCTCGGCACGCGGTTCGCGAAAAAGCCGATTGAGCTCAAAATCCCGATCACGATTGCCGGCATGAGCTTCGGCTCGCTGTCGGCGCAGGCGAAAGAAGCACTGGGGCGCGGCGCCTCGACGGTTGGTACGTCGACGACGACGGGCGACGGCGGCATGACGCAGGAAGAGCGCGGCCATTCCAAGATTCTTGTCTACCAATATCTGCCGTCGCGCTACGGCATGAATCCCGATGATCTTCGCAAGGCCGACGCGATTGAAGTTGTCGTCGGGCAGGGCGCCAAGCCTGGCGGCGGCGGTATGCTCCTCGGCCAGAAGATTTCACCGCGTGTCGCGCAGATGCGCACGTTGCCCGAGGGTATCGACCAACGCTCAGCCTGCCGCCATCCGGATTGGACCGGCCCCGACGATCTTGAAATCAAGATCGAGGAATTGCGCGAGATCACCGATTGGGAAAAGCCGATCTATGTGAAAGTCGGCGCCTCGCGGCCTTATTACGACATCGCGCTGGCGGTGAAAGCGGGCGCCGACGTCATCGTGCTCGACGGCATGCAGGGTGGCACGGCGGCGACGCAGGAAGTCTTTATCGAACACGTCGGCATCCCGATCCTCGCGGCGATCCGTCCGGCTGTGAAAGCGCTGCAGGACCTCGGCATGCATCGCAAGGTGCAACTCATCGTCTCCGGGGGCATCCGCAACGGTGCCGATGTGGCGAAGGCCTTGGCGCTCGGCGCCGACGCGGTCTCGATCGGCACTGCGGCGCTTGTTGCGCTGGGCGACAACGATCCACATTGGCAAAGCGATTACGAGGCGCTGGGAAGCGCCGCGGGCGCCTATGACGATTGGCACGAGGGGCGCGATCCAGCGGGCATCACGACGCAGGACCCGAATCTTGCGAAGCGGCTCGATCCGGTCGCGGCCGGCCGCAGGCTCGCCAATTACCTGTCGGTACTGACGCTGGAAGCGCAGACGATTGCCCGCGCTGCCGGCAAGAGCCACGTCCATAACCTCGAGCCGGAAGACTTGGTGGCGTTGACGGTCGAGGCTGCCGCTATGGCCGGTGTGCCGTTGGCCGGAACGGATTGGATACCGGGGACTGGCGGGCGCTGAACGCGCCGCCATGCCCCACTCCTTGCCGCTTCATTCCACCAACTCGAAATCGCCCGGCTTCCACGTTTTGTCGAACCAAGGTTCGAGGGGCGCGTAGAGCCGTAGCAGGCTGTTCCAGCCTTTGCCCGGCATCGTCTGCACCCAATTGTTTTCGTGACCTGCTGGCGCTTTCGGGGCGAACCAGACAGTCACCGATCCGTCTGCATTTTTAATGATGCCCTTCTGATTGCTGTCGAGGCCAGAGGTTTTCTGGTCGGTCTCCAGCATTGAGCGGGTTTGTCCGTCATAGACCATAAACGACCAGAACTGCGCGGCAGGGATCGGCGCTGGCAAGGTGATCTTGTAGGTCTTGCCCCCATCCAGATAACGGCCCTTAGAATCTCGCGTCGCGTATGCATAGGCCGATCCGGTGCCAGGCTTCGAATAGGCCATCGCGGGCGTAATGCCAGCGGCGTAATAGTGGAAGAGGGCCCGAGCATCGAGCATACGCTCACCATTGTTCATGAAATCGTATGCGCCACCTATGAACGGTGTTCCCCACTGCCGATCAGGATAGAACATCACCCTTTTGTCGCGAGGCGCGAAAACAATTGCGCGGGCGGTCGCGTTGCCGACCGCTACAGCACCGGTCAAAATGTCTTTCATTCGAGCGTCCGGCGCGAAAGGTTCACCCTTTTTTATGCCTATTGATGCGAATAAACCCACCAGTTCGGGGTCAAACGCATCGGCAGGCTCATGCTGGATGACGGCATCCAGCTCATTGTAGAACTCAAACGTGTTGGCGTGAACCGTATTGATCTGCATCCCTGATGTGTTGACGATGGTTGCGGACGGCGGACTGCTTGCCTCGGATAGCGGATAGACTCGCGCCTTTGCCTTTACGCCTTGCGCAGCGGCCGCAATGTCACCGTTTTTGACGAAAGCCCGAAAGAAAATGAAGTTGCCATAGGTGCGCGGCCTTACGACGAAATAGCCTTGCGACGGCAATTCACCTGTGTAGCCAGGCGGAACGAACAGGTATTTGCCGCCTTTGCCCTTATCCGGTCCGACCAATCCCACGTCCGTTACGTAGCGGGAAAAAGCGTCATTCACAGGACCGAGCACGCCGGGCGGTATGTCAACGACAACCGGACTGTCCTTAAGGTCCATGCATAAGAAAACATACACAGTCGTCGAATTCGGTGTCAGCATAAGCGTGCGTGCATCCAGCAGGTTTTCCGTAATGGAAATGCCACCGTTACGCTTGATGCCTGCTTGGCTCAGGCCCTCGCAGAATGCGTAAGCGGACGCGGCAGGTATGCCGGACAGAAACGTCTCAACGCCGCGCGTAAAATCGAGGTTGTCATAGACCTTTTGCACGGTCGGCGCGTCGGGCAAGCCGTCGAAAAATTTCAGCGTTCCAATGCGCGTCTGTACCGTGTTCGGTGTCGTGATGTACGCAGGGACTTTTGCGGCGTACTTTGCTGAAGACTGTTCGTAAGCACAGGCGGGGCCGATGGCCACCGCGCCAAGTGTCAAGGCGACGGCGAATTTAAGGATTGCATACATCCCATACTCCCGCTGTTGTCGCGCCCAAATAGGACTGCGCGGCACGGTGAGTACACCTTACACTCAATATGTATGAGTGAGTGCCTATTCTCCGGGCTGTCGCAGGATTTAGAAGCCGCCCGGGAGCTTAGGGGCCGCTAGGGGATGGCGGCGGCTTCGAGGAAAGCGGCCGGGAGCGAAATGAGGGATTTCTTCGTGCTCAAAGCTTCAAGTTTGGATAAACTCGTCCCACAAAGTTTTTAGAA
This Methylovirgula sp. DNA region includes the following protein-coding sequences:
- the rnr gene encoding ribonuclease R — translated: MPSKAEILAFIGREQPNSPTKIGKREVARAFSITGADRIGLKKILRELEAEGAVGRNRKQLHKAGQLPAVVLADIASRDPDGELIAQPVEWDNEQGPIPKILIQVGKRRPGQPVPGVGDRGLIRVEPAHEAGPNDPAYNGRVIKLFDRAKTQVLGIYRADPSGGARVVPIDKRNARVGEFTVAEGGHNGAQEGDLVAVDVLRTGRLGLAPVRVREKLGSLASEKAMSLIAIHSHSIPNAFSSDALAEASHAKPATLAGREDWRDIPLITIDPADAKDHDDAVFAQPDRNPDNDGGHIIHVAIADVAAYVRPGSALDRDALQRGNSVYFPDRVVPMLPERISNDLCSLRPNEDRAALAFRIIIAKDGRALSHNVHRVLMRSAAKLAYQQVQAAWDGTPGEETQALLKPVLKPLFAAYESLKLAREKRNPLDLDLPERKLLLKPDGTVDRVIVPPRLEAHRLIEEFMILANVAAAETLEKVHQALIYRAHGEPTFEKLNGLAEFLASIDIKIAKGQVLTPRQFNGILAQVKGTEHENIVNDVVLRTQAQAEYVAENYGHFGLHLRRYAHFTSPIRRYADLIVHRGLIRALRLGNDGLPDMTGEQLAEIAAQISATERRAMAAERETVDRLIAQFLSEQVGATFEGRISGVTGAGLFVKLAETGADGFIPIATLGDDYFNYDESSHALIGRRSGVTHRLGDEIAVKLVEAAPFAGALRFELMSGAGGARLRNVKTQGKRGGRRDNGSDGPRASARLKKLRKSNN
- the topA gene encoding type I DNA topoisomerase, translated to MNLVIVESPSKAKTINKYLGRDYEVIASFGHVRDLPPKDGSVDPEQDFTMLWQVDAKAAKRLNDIAAAAKTAKKLILATDPDREGEAISWHVLEVLKNKKVLRDIPVERVVFNAITKTAVLDAMKHPRQIDAALVDSYLARRALDYLVGFNLSPVLWRKLPGARSAGRVQSVALRLVCDRELEIEQFVTQEYWTLLAHLKTKAGAPFVARLVGADGQKIGRLDIATADEAASLKTALENGQFSVVSVESRPAKRHPAPPFTTSTLQQEASRKLGFAPARTMQIAQKLYEGIDIDGDTVGLITYMRTDGVDVAPEAIAAARKVIGKEYGERYVPKVPRKYTVKAKNAQEAHEAIRPTDMSLLPPRIGRSLNHDEARLYELIWTRAVASQMESADLERTSVDISAVADKRKLDLRATGQVIRFDGFLKLYQEGRDDEEDDESSRLPPMAAGEPLTKDRIESSQHRTEPPPRFTEASLVKRMEELSIGRPSTYASTLAVLRERDYVKLEKKRLYPEDKGRVVTAFLESFFTRYVGYDFTAGLEEKLDHVSNHELDWKQVLRDFWADFSSAIDATKDLRTTQVLDSLNELLGPHIFPTKEDGSNPRACPSCGNGQLSLKLGKFGAFIGCSNYPECKFTRTLADTKAESLGDSDRPGVKVLGQDPETGDEITLRDGRFGTYVQQGEGEKPKRSSLPKTLNPSDLTLEQALALLSLPREVAVHPETKAPIVAGIGRYGPYVQHGKTYANIGKDEDILSIGGNRAIDLIVAKESGLSGRRFGAQASSASRELGDHPQGGAVVIKAGRFGPYVNWGKINATLPRESDPTTVTLDDAIALLAAKAQGGGGGGGGTQGRVLGQHPSGGDVVLREGRFGPYVSLGKINATLKNGVAADSITLEDAIQLIDAKGGVPTKKKTAAKAKPAKTTAKAAPKKAAAKKAATKAPARKAKRA
- a CDS encoding aspartate carbamoyltransferase catalytic subunit; this encodes MSAPQPRQKFRHRHLLGIEGLSAEDIMILLDRAEEAVEVSRQIEKKRTTLRGRTLINLFFESSTRTQSSFELAGKRLGADVMNMSVQTSSLKKGETLIDTAVTLNAMRPDLIVVRHAQAGAVHLLARKVDCAVINAGDGAHEHPTQALLDALTIRRNKGPIEGLTVAICGDIMHSRVARSNIILLSALGARVRVVGPSTLMPVGIERMGVETFHDMKAGLAGADIVMMLRLQRERMSGGFMPSSREYFRFFGLDQEKLRFAKPDSLVMHPGPMNRGVEIDSNIADGPQSLIREQVEMGVAVRMAVLAALAEHLPNE